The Numida meleagris isolate 19003 breed g44 Domestic line chromosome 7, NumMel1.0, whole genome shotgun sequence genome contains a region encoding:
- the KIF2C gene encoding kinesin-like protein KIF2C isoform X2: MSAPCAAFPAPCCSGRCLAGCAPRKPPRCRGYSLTCALEPFFRVRKTEARGMGPVVLALPCAWAPWNAADCGWGRAGSAWTQIVTSLGGQAGGVAGSTWIRLQLPARMQIEIDDVITINPELSEELPTAEVKENLPLQENVTVQKQKRRSTLSKIPAPREAVTSNVSAPEQKIAAVRGRSRMSVITECQHNLQENEMGVDPSVSTQIRNNSVVPAGRTRASRLRCAPETVLPNGNGITEDNLPSARISSSQSPVRRKSNIVKEMEKMKNKRAEKRAQISEIRTKRAQEIDSSCPNWEFARMIREFRATLDCQPISITDPIEEHRICVCVRKRPLNKQEINKKECDVITVPSKCVLLVHEPKQKVDLTKYLETQTFRFDFSFDECASNEMVYRFTARPLVQTIFEGGKATCFAYGQTGSGKTHTMGGDFSGRAQNASKGIYAFASQDVFFLLSQPRYRSQDLEVYVTFFEIYNGKVFDLLNKKAKLRVLEDGKQQVQVVGLQEKQVNCAEDVIRMIEMGSACRTSGQTFANASSSRSHACFQIILRQRGKLVGKFSLVDLAGNERGADTSSADRQTRMEGAEINKSLLALKECIRALGQNKSHTPFRESKLTQVLRDSFIGTNSRTCMIAMISPGMSSCEYTLNTLRYADRVKELSPHNGGAETQNQMEIENEETEISGEGSGLRHNLSKEEEEDLSPHMFSFREAMIQISEREEKVVEQLKELRQKVTTDLDYLLGIAEQPDYDLETFVSRTKFFIEESSKNLLSASETLDALEVAMQLEELASKQIRKQRHQ, from the exons ATGTCAGCGCCCTGCGCTGCGTTCCCCGCACCTTGCTGCTCAGGGCGCTGCCTTGCCGGGTGCGCTCCACGCAAGCCGCCGCGGTGCCGCGGTTATTCTCTCACGTGTGCTCTTGAGCCCTTCTTCAGGGTTAGAAAAACCGAAGCGAGAGGGATGGGGCCCGTAGTGCTCGCGCTGCCCTGCGCCTGGGCGCCGTGGAACGCTGCAGATTGCGGCTGGGGACGGGCAGGATCTGCATGGACTCAGATTGTGACTTCACTGGGGGGGCAGGCAGGAGGTGTAGCTGGATCTACATGGATTCGCTTGCAGTTGCCAGCGAGAATGCAG ATTGAGATTGATGATGTGATAACAATAAATCCTGAGTTATCAGAAGAACTACCTACTGCAGAAGTGAAAGAGAACCTTCCTTTGCAAGAGAATGTAACCGTACAG AAACAGAAGCGTAGATCAACTCTTTCAAAAATTCCTGCTCCACGGGAAG CAGTGACATCTAATGTCTCTGCACCTGAGCAGAAGATTGCAG cCGTGCGTGGCCGCTCTAGGATGTCTGTCATCACAGAATGTCAGCACAACCTCCAGGAAAATGAGATGGGGGTGGATCCCTCTGTTTCTACACAAATAAGAAACAATTCAGTAGTTCCTG ctggccGAACCAGGGCTAGTAGGCTGCGCTGTGCTCCAGAAACTGTGCTTCCAAATGGAAATGGCATTACAGAGGATAATCTGCCTTCTGCTAGAATAAGCTCTTCCCAGAGCCCAG TTCGGAGAAAATCTAACATTGTGAAGGAAAtggagaagatgaaaaacaagagagcagaaaagagagCTCAAATTAGTGAAATCAGGACAAAACGTGCACAG GAAATTGACAGCAGTTGTCCAAATTGGGAGTTTGCACGGATGATCAGGGAATTCAGAGCAACTTTAGACTGCCAGCCAATATCTATAACTGACCCA ATAGAAGAACATagaatttgtgtgtgtgttaggAAGCGCCCTCTGAATAAACAAG aaataaacaaaaaggaatgtGATGTGATTACTGTTCCAAGCAAGTGTGTCCTGCTGGTGCATGAGCCAAAGCAGAAAGTGGACCTAACAAAATACCTCGAAACCCAAACATTTAGATTTGACTTTTCATTTGATGAATGCGCTTCTAATGAAATGGTATACAG GTTCACTGCTAGGCCTCTTGTACAGACCATCTTTGAGGGTGGAAAGGCAACGTGTTTTGCATATGGTCAGACAGGCAGCGGCAAGACACAC ACTATGGGTGGAGACTTCTCTGGGAGAGCACAGAATGCCTCGAAGGGCATATATGCTTTTGCAT CACAAGATGTCTTCTTTCTTCTAAGCCAGCCCAGGTACAGGAGTCAGGACCTGGAAGTCTATGTgactttctttgaaatatataaTGGAAAG GTGTTTGATCTCTTGAATAAGAAGGCAAAGCTTCGAGTCCTGGAGGATGGCAAGCAGCAGGTTCAGGTTGTTGGTCTGCAAGAGAAACAAGTCAACTGTGCTGAAGATGTCATCAGAATGATTGAGATGGGCAGTGCTTGCAG GACATCTGGGCAGACTTTTGCAAATGCTAGCTCTTCACGGTCACACGCCTGCTTCCAAATCATACTACGTCAAAGAGGGAAACTGGTTGGCAAATTTTCCTTGGTGGATTTGGCAGGAAATGAGAGAGGTGCAGACACATCTAGTGCTGATCGCCAGACACGAATGGAAGGTGCAGAAATCAATAAAAGCTTGCTGGCTTTGAAG GAATGTATCAGAGCTTTAGGCCAGAACAAATCTCATACTCCTTTCCGTGAAAGCAAGTTGACCCAGGTGCTAAGGGACTCTTTCATAGGAACAAACTCAAGGACTTGTATG ATAGCAATGATTTCTCCAGGCATGAGTTCATGCGAGTACACCTTAAACACACTGAGATACGCTGACAG AGTGAAAGAGCTCAGTCCTCATAACGGAGGtgctgaaacacagaatcaAATGGAGATTGAGAAtgaggaaacagaaatcagCGGAGAAGGTTCGGGTCTTCGACACAAT CTCtccaaggaggaggaggaagatctCTCGCCCCACATGTTTAGTTTCCGTGAAGCTATGATTCAAATTAGTGAACGGGAGGAGAAGGTTGTAGAACAGCTTAAAGAACTGAGACAG AAGGTGACAACTGATCTTGACTACCTCCTGGGAATCGCAGAACAACCAGACTATGACCTTGAGACGTTTGTGAGCAGAACTAAGTTCTTCATAGAGGAGAGCTCAAAAAACCTCCTTAGTGCCAGCG AAACACTGGATGCTCTGGAAGTAGCCATGCAACTAGAGGAGCTAGCCAGCAAGCAGATAAGAAAGCAGAGGCATCAGTAA
- the KIF2C gene encoding kinesin-like protein KIF2C isoform X1, translating into MSAPCAAFPAPCCSGRCLAGCAPRKPPRCRGYSLTCALEPFFRVRKTEARGMGPVVLALPCAWAPWNAADCGWGRAGSAWTQIVTSLGGQAGGVAGSTWIRLQLPARMQIEIDDVITINPELSEELPTAEVKENLPLQENVTVQKQKRRSTLSKIPAPREVAAVTSNVSAPEQKIAAVRGRSRMSVITECQHNLQENEMGVDPSVSTQIRNNSVVPAGRTRASRLRCAPETVLPNGNGITEDNLPSARISSSQSPVRRKSNIVKEMEKMKNKRAEKRAQISEIRTKRAQEIDSSCPNWEFARMIREFRATLDCQPISITDPIEEHRICVCVRKRPLNKQEINKKECDVITVPSKCVLLVHEPKQKVDLTKYLETQTFRFDFSFDECASNEMVYRFTARPLVQTIFEGGKATCFAYGQTGSGKTHTMGGDFSGRAQNASKGIYAFASQDVFFLLSQPRYRSQDLEVYVTFFEIYNGKVFDLLNKKAKLRVLEDGKQQVQVVGLQEKQVNCAEDVIRMIEMGSACRTSGQTFANASSSRSHACFQIILRQRGKLVGKFSLVDLAGNERGADTSSADRQTRMEGAEINKSLLALKECIRALGQNKSHTPFRESKLTQVLRDSFIGTNSRTCMIAMISPGMSSCEYTLNTLRYADRVKELSPHNGGAETQNQMEIENEETEISGEGSGLRHNLSKEEEEDLSPHMFSFREAMIQISEREEKVVEQLKELRQKVTTDLDYLLGIAEQPDYDLETFVSRTKFFIEESSKNLLSASETLDALEVAMQLEELASKQIRKQRHQ; encoded by the exons ATGTCAGCGCCCTGCGCTGCGTTCCCCGCACCTTGCTGCTCAGGGCGCTGCCTTGCCGGGTGCGCTCCACGCAAGCCGCCGCGGTGCCGCGGTTATTCTCTCACGTGTGCTCTTGAGCCCTTCTTCAGGGTTAGAAAAACCGAAGCGAGAGGGATGGGGCCCGTAGTGCTCGCGCTGCCCTGCGCCTGGGCGCCGTGGAACGCTGCAGATTGCGGCTGGGGACGGGCAGGATCTGCATGGACTCAGATTGTGACTTCACTGGGGGGGCAGGCAGGAGGTGTAGCTGGATCTACATGGATTCGCTTGCAGTTGCCAGCGAGAATGCAG ATTGAGATTGATGATGTGATAACAATAAATCCTGAGTTATCAGAAGAACTACCTACTGCAGAAGTGAAAGAGAACCTTCCTTTGCAAGAGAATGTAACCGTACAG AAACAGAAGCGTAGATCAACTCTTTCAAAAATTCCTGCTCCACGGGAAG TTGCAGCAGTGACATCTAATGTCTCTGCACCTGAGCAGAAGATTGCAG cCGTGCGTGGCCGCTCTAGGATGTCTGTCATCACAGAATGTCAGCACAACCTCCAGGAAAATGAGATGGGGGTGGATCCCTCTGTTTCTACACAAATAAGAAACAATTCAGTAGTTCCTG ctggccGAACCAGGGCTAGTAGGCTGCGCTGTGCTCCAGAAACTGTGCTTCCAAATGGAAATGGCATTACAGAGGATAATCTGCCTTCTGCTAGAATAAGCTCTTCCCAGAGCCCAG TTCGGAGAAAATCTAACATTGTGAAGGAAAtggagaagatgaaaaacaagagagcagaaaagagagCTCAAATTAGTGAAATCAGGACAAAACGTGCACAG GAAATTGACAGCAGTTGTCCAAATTGGGAGTTTGCACGGATGATCAGGGAATTCAGAGCAACTTTAGACTGCCAGCCAATATCTATAACTGACCCA ATAGAAGAACATagaatttgtgtgtgtgttaggAAGCGCCCTCTGAATAAACAAG aaataaacaaaaaggaatgtGATGTGATTACTGTTCCAAGCAAGTGTGTCCTGCTGGTGCATGAGCCAAAGCAGAAAGTGGACCTAACAAAATACCTCGAAACCCAAACATTTAGATTTGACTTTTCATTTGATGAATGCGCTTCTAATGAAATGGTATACAG GTTCACTGCTAGGCCTCTTGTACAGACCATCTTTGAGGGTGGAAAGGCAACGTGTTTTGCATATGGTCAGACAGGCAGCGGCAAGACACAC ACTATGGGTGGAGACTTCTCTGGGAGAGCACAGAATGCCTCGAAGGGCATATATGCTTTTGCAT CACAAGATGTCTTCTTTCTTCTAAGCCAGCCCAGGTACAGGAGTCAGGACCTGGAAGTCTATGTgactttctttgaaatatataaTGGAAAG GTGTTTGATCTCTTGAATAAGAAGGCAAAGCTTCGAGTCCTGGAGGATGGCAAGCAGCAGGTTCAGGTTGTTGGTCTGCAAGAGAAACAAGTCAACTGTGCTGAAGATGTCATCAGAATGATTGAGATGGGCAGTGCTTGCAG GACATCTGGGCAGACTTTTGCAAATGCTAGCTCTTCACGGTCACACGCCTGCTTCCAAATCATACTACGTCAAAGAGGGAAACTGGTTGGCAAATTTTCCTTGGTGGATTTGGCAGGAAATGAGAGAGGTGCAGACACATCTAGTGCTGATCGCCAGACACGAATGGAAGGTGCAGAAATCAATAAAAGCTTGCTGGCTTTGAAG GAATGTATCAGAGCTTTAGGCCAGAACAAATCTCATACTCCTTTCCGTGAAAGCAAGTTGACCCAGGTGCTAAGGGACTCTTTCATAGGAACAAACTCAAGGACTTGTATG ATAGCAATGATTTCTCCAGGCATGAGTTCATGCGAGTACACCTTAAACACACTGAGATACGCTGACAG AGTGAAAGAGCTCAGTCCTCATAACGGAGGtgctgaaacacagaatcaAATGGAGATTGAGAAtgaggaaacagaaatcagCGGAGAAGGTTCGGGTCTTCGACACAAT CTCtccaaggaggaggaggaagatctCTCGCCCCACATGTTTAGTTTCCGTGAAGCTATGATTCAAATTAGTGAACGGGAGGAGAAGGTTGTAGAACAGCTTAAAGAACTGAGACAG AAGGTGACAACTGATCTTGACTACCTCCTGGGAATCGCAGAACAACCAGACTATGACCTTGAGACGTTTGTGAGCAGAACTAAGTTCTTCATAGAGGAGAGCTCAAAAAACCTCCTTAGTGCCAGCG AAACACTGGATGCTCTGGAAGTAGCCATGCAACTAGAGGAGCTAGCCAGCAAGCAGATAAGAAAGCAGAGGCATCAGTAA
- the KIF2C gene encoding kinesin-like protein KIF2C isoform X6, whose amino-acid sequence MDPRVYRHVCPGLVVNIQRSNGLIHKATVKAVNVGQSSVSVEWCEAGVVKGKEIEIDDVITINPELSEELPTAEVKENLPLQENVTVQKQKRRSTLSKIPAPREAVRGRSRMSVITECQHNLQENEMGVDPSVSTQIRNNSVVPAGRTRASRLRCAPETVLPNGNGITEDNLPSARISSSQSPVRRKSNIVKEMEKMKNKRAEKRAQISEIRTKRAQEIDSSCPNWEFARMIREFRATLDCQPISITDPIEEHRICVCVRKRPLNKQEINKKECDVITVPSKCVLLVHEPKQKVDLTKYLETQTFRFDFSFDECASNEMVYRFTARPLVQTIFEGGKATCFAYGQTGSGKTHTMGGDFSGRAQNASKGIYAFASQDVFFLLSQPRYRSQDLEVYVTFFEIYNGKVFDLLNKKAKLRVLEDGKQQVQVVGLQEKQVNCAEDVIRMIEMGSACRTSGQTFANASSSRSHACFQIILRQRGKLVGKFSLVDLAGNERGADTSSADRQTRMEGAEINKSLLALKECIRALGQNKSHTPFRESKLTQVLRDSFIGTNSRTCMIAMISPGMSSCEYTLNTLRYADRVKELSPHNGGAETQNQMEIENEETEISGEGSGLRHNLSKEEEEDLSPHMFSFREAMIQISEREEKVVEQLKELRQKVTTDLDYLLGIAEQPDYDLETFVSRTKFFIEESSKNLLSASETLDALEVAMQLEELASKQIRKQRHQ is encoded by the exons ATGGACCCGCGGGTTTACCGCCATGTTTGCCCCGGTCTCGTTGTCAACATCCAGCGGAGCAACG GTCTGATCCACAAAGCGACGGTGAAGGCGGTGAACGTGGGGCAGTCCTCCGTGTCGGTGGAGTGGTGCGAGGCGGGCGTCGTCAAGGGCAAGGAG ATTGAGATTGATGATGTGATAACAATAAATCCTGAGTTATCAGAAGAACTACCTACTGCAGAAGTGAAAGAGAACCTTCCTTTGCAAGAGAATGTAACCGTACAG AAACAGAAGCGTAGATCAACTCTTTCAAAAATTCCTGCTCCACGGGAAG cCGTGCGTGGCCGCTCTAGGATGTCTGTCATCACAGAATGTCAGCACAACCTCCAGGAAAATGAGATGGGGGTGGATCCCTCTGTTTCTACACAAATAAGAAACAATTCAGTAGTTCCTG ctggccGAACCAGGGCTAGTAGGCTGCGCTGTGCTCCAGAAACTGTGCTTCCAAATGGAAATGGCATTACAGAGGATAATCTGCCTTCTGCTAGAATAAGCTCTTCCCAGAGCCCAG TTCGGAGAAAATCTAACATTGTGAAGGAAAtggagaagatgaaaaacaagagagcagaaaagagagCTCAAATTAGTGAAATCAGGACAAAACGTGCACAG GAAATTGACAGCAGTTGTCCAAATTGGGAGTTTGCACGGATGATCAGGGAATTCAGAGCAACTTTAGACTGCCAGCCAATATCTATAACTGACCCA ATAGAAGAACATagaatttgtgtgtgtgttaggAAGCGCCCTCTGAATAAACAAG aaataaacaaaaaggaatgtGATGTGATTACTGTTCCAAGCAAGTGTGTCCTGCTGGTGCATGAGCCAAAGCAGAAAGTGGACCTAACAAAATACCTCGAAACCCAAACATTTAGATTTGACTTTTCATTTGATGAATGCGCTTCTAATGAAATGGTATACAG GTTCACTGCTAGGCCTCTTGTACAGACCATCTTTGAGGGTGGAAAGGCAACGTGTTTTGCATATGGTCAGACAGGCAGCGGCAAGACACAC ACTATGGGTGGAGACTTCTCTGGGAGAGCACAGAATGCCTCGAAGGGCATATATGCTTTTGCAT CACAAGATGTCTTCTTTCTTCTAAGCCAGCCCAGGTACAGGAGTCAGGACCTGGAAGTCTATGTgactttctttgaaatatataaTGGAAAG GTGTTTGATCTCTTGAATAAGAAGGCAAAGCTTCGAGTCCTGGAGGATGGCAAGCAGCAGGTTCAGGTTGTTGGTCTGCAAGAGAAACAAGTCAACTGTGCTGAAGATGTCATCAGAATGATTGAGATGGGCAGTGCTTGCAG GACATCTGGGCAGACTTTTGCAAATGCTAGCTCTTCACGGTCACACGCCTGCTTCCAAATCATACTACGTCAAAGAGGGAAACTGGTTGGCAAATTTTCCTTGGTGGATTTGGCAGGAAATGAGAGAGGTGCAGACACATCTAGTGCTGATCGCCAGACACGAATGGAAGGTGCAGAAATCAATAAAAGCTTGCTGGCTTTGAAG GAATGTATCAGAGCTTTAGGCCAGAACAAATCTCATACTCCTTTCCGTGAAAGCAAGTTGACCCAGGTGCTAAGGGACTCTTTCATAGGAACAAACTCAAGGACTTGTATG ATAGCAATGATTTCTCCAGGCATGAGTTCATGCGAGTACACCTTAAACACACTGAGATACGCTGACAG AGTGAAAGAGCTCAGTCCTCATAACGGAGGtgctgaaacacagaatcaAATGGAGATTGAGAAtgaggaaacagaaatcagCGGAGAAGGTTCGGGTCTTCGACACAAT CTCtccaaggaggaggaggaagatctCTCGCCCCACATGTTTAGTTTCCGTGAAGCTATGATTCAAATTAGTGAACGGGAGGAGAAGGTTGTAGAACAGCTTAAAGAACTGAGACAG AAGGTGACAACTGATCTTGACTACCTCCTGGGAATCGCAGAACAACCAGACTATGACCTTGAGACGTTTGTGAGCAGAACTAAGTTCTTCATAGAGGAGAGCTCAAAAAACCTCCTTAGTGCCAGCG AAACACTGGATGCTCTGGAAGTAGCCATGCAACTAGAGGAGCTAGCCAGCAAGCAGATAAGAAAGCAGAGGCATCAGTAA
- the KIF2C gene encoding kinesin-like protein KIF2C isoform X3, producing the protein MSAPCAAFPAPCCSGRCLAGCAPRKPPRCRGYSLTCALEPFFRVRKTEARGMGPVVLALPCAWAPWNAADCGWGRAGSAWTQIVTSLGGQAGGVAGSTWIRLQLPARMQIEIDDVITINPELSEELPTAEVKENLPLQENVTVQKQKRRSTLSKIPAPREAVRGRSRMSVITECQHNLQENEMGVDPSVSTQIRNNSVVPAGRTRASRLRCAPETVLPNGNGITEDNLPSARISSSQSPVRRKSNIVKEMEKMKNKRAEKRAQISEIRTKRAQEIDSSCPNWEFARMIREFRATLDCQPISITDPIEEHRICVCVRKRPLNKQEINKKECDVITVPSKCVLLVHEPKQKVDLTKYLETQTFRFDFSFDECASNEMVYRFTARPLVQTIFEGGKATCFAYGQTGSGKTHTMGGDFSGRAQNASKGIYAFASQDVFFLLSQPRYRSQDLEVYVTFFEIYNGKVFDLLNKKAKLRVLEDGKQQVQVVGLQEKQVNCAEDVIRMIEMGSACRTSGQTFANASSSRSHACFQIILRQRGKLVGKFSLVDLAGNERGADTSSADRQTRMEGAEINKSLLALKECIRALGQNKSHTPFRESKLTQVLRDSFIGTNSRTCMIAMISPGMSSCEYTLNTLRYADRVKELSPHNGGAETQNQMEIENEETEISGEGSGLRHNLSKEEEEDLSPHMFSFREAMIQISEREEKVVEQLKELRQKVTTDLDYLLGIAEQPDYDLETFVSRTKFFIEESSKNLLSASETLDALEVAMQLEELASKQIRKQRHQ; encoded by the exons ATGTCAGCGCCCTGCGCTGCGTTCCCCGCACCTTGCTGCTCAGGGCGCTGCCTTGCCGGGTGCGCTCCACGCAAGCCGCCGCGGTGCCGCGGTTATTCTCTCACGTGTGCTCTTGAGCCCTTCTTCAGGGTTAGAAAAACCGAAGCGAGAGGGATGGGGCCCGTAGTGCTCGCGCTGCCCTGCGCCTGGGCGCCGTGGAACGCTGCAGATTGCGGCTGGGGACGGGCAGGATCTGCATGGACTCAGATTGTGACTTCACTGGGGGGGCAGGCAGGAGGTGTAGCTGGATCTACATGGATTCGCTTGCAGTTGCCAGCGAGAATGCAG ATTGAGATTGATGATGTGATAACAATAAATCCTGAGTTATCAGAAGAACTACCTACTGCAGAAGTGAAAGAGAACCTTCCTTTGCAAGAGAATGTAACCGTACAG AAACAGAAGCGTAGATCAACTCTTTCAAAAATTCCTGCTCCACGGGAAG cCGTGCGTGGCCGCTCTAGGATGTCTGTCATCACAGAATGTCAGCACAACCTCCAGGAAAATGAGATGGGGGTGGATCCCTCTGTTTCTACACAAATAAGAAACAATTCAGTAGTTCCTG ctggccGAACCAGGGCTAGTAGGCTGCGCTGTGCTCCAGAAACTGTGCTTCCAAATGGAAATGGCATTACAGAGGATAATCTGCCTTCTGCTAGAATAAGCTCTTCCCAGAGCCCAG TTCGGAGAAAATCTAACATTGTGAAGGAAAtggagaagatgaaaaacaagagagcagaaaagagagCTCAAATTAGTGAAATCAGGACAAAACGTGCACAG GAAATTGACAGCAGTTGTCCAAATTGGGAGTTTGCACGGATGATCAGGGAATTCAGAGCAACTTTAGACTGCCAGCCAATATCTATAACTGACCCA ATAGAAGAACATagaatttgtgtgtgtgttaggAAGCGCCCTCTGAATAAACAAG aaataaacaaaaaggaatgtGATGTGATTACTGTTCCAAGCAAGTGTGTCCTGCTGGTGCATGAGCCAAAGCAGAAAGTGGACCTAACAAAATACCTCGAAACCCAAACATTTAGATTTGACTTTTCATTTGATGAATGCGCTTCTAATGAAATGGTATACAG GTTCACTGCTAGGCCTCTTGTACAGACCATCTTTGAGGGTGGAAAGGCAACGTGTTTTGCATATGGTCAGACAGGCAGCGGCAAGACACAC ACTATGGGTGGAGACTTCTCTGGGAGAGCACAGAATGCCTCGAAGGGCATATATGCTTTTGCAT CACAAGATGTCTTCTTTCTTCTAAGCCAGCCCAGGTACAGGAGTCAGGACCTGGAAGTCTATGTgactttctttgaaatatataaTGGAAAG GTGTTTGATCTCTTGAATAAGAAGGCAAAGCTTCGAGTCCTGGAGGATGGCAAGCAGCAGGTTCAGGTTGTTGGTCTGCAAGAGAAACAAGTCAACTGTGCTGAAGATGTCATCAGAATGATTGAGATGGGCAGTGCTTGCAG GACATCTGGGCAGACTTTTGCAAATGCTAGCTCTTCACGGTCACACGCCTGCTTCCAAATCATACTACGTCAAAGAGGGAAACTGGTTGGCAAATTTTCCTTGGTGGATTTGGCAGGAAATGAGAGAGGTGCAGACACATCTAGTGCTGATCGCCAGACACGAATGGAAGGTGCAGAAATCAATAAAAGCTTGCTGGCTTTGAAG GAATGTATCAGAGCTTTAGGCCAGAACAAATCTCATACTCCTTTCCGTGAAAGCAAGTTGACCCAGGTGCTAAGGGACTCTTTCATAGGAACAAACTCAAGGACTTGTATG ATAGCAATGATTTCTCCAGGCATGAGTTCATGCGAGTACACCTTAAACACACTGAGATACGCTGACAG AGTGAAAGAGCTCAGTCCTCATAACGGAGGtgctgaaacacagaatcaAATGGAGATTGAGAAtgaggaaacagaaatcagCGGAGAAGGTTCGGGTCTTCGACACAAT CTCtccaaggaggaggaggaagatctCTCGCCCCACATGTTTAGTTTCCGTGAAGCTATGATTCAAATTAGTGAACGGGAGGAGAAGGTTGTAGAACAGCTTAAAGAACTGAGACAG AAGGTGACAACTGATCTTGACTACCTCCTGGGAATCGCAGAACAACCAGACTATGACCTTGAGACGTTTGTGAGCAGAACTAAGTTCTTCATAGAGGAGAGCTCAAAAAACCTCCTTAGTGCCAGCG AAACACTGGATGCTCTGGAAGTAGCCATGCAACTAGAGGAGCTAGCCAGCAAGCAGATAAGAAAGCAGAGGCATCAGTAA